Genomic DNA from Paucilactobacillus hokkaidonensis JCM 18461:
TAACATCATACGGTTGCGCCATAATATTGGATGACATATCAGCAACTAGTGGCTGTGTACTATTTGGGATTTGATGATACGTTGTTCCTTCAATTGTGTTATTGGTAGTTATGTGGAGGTAATCAAGTGGATCGTCATCTGGTGCCGAAATTTTTGGTAAATTATTGTCAGAACTGCCAATTCGGTCAACTTGTAATCCATCAATTTTTTGTGCTGCTTCCATCGCTTTTTGTGCCCAATGACCAGAATCTACATATGCTACATGATGATATTTGTCTGTAAGGTTAAGTGCTATATTCGTAAACTGAAGCGTTCCTCCACCATGTAAAAATAAAACGGCATAGCTATCATCAATATTCATTAAATCACGAAAATCTTTCTCAGCTTCAAGCTCCATTTCTTCATATTGCTTGGAACGATGACTGATTTCTAATATACTCATTTGACTGCCATTAAATGATTTCATTTCTGTTTGAATCTGATCGAGCACAGTTGCAGGTAAAACTCCTGGACCGGCTGAAAAATTATATACTGTCATCTACGTTCCTCCGTTTCAATTGTTTTCATCATACTGGACCTATAAATATATGCAATTGATTTATTAATCATGTTTTAGACGATTTTGTATCTATCCCAGTATTGATAAGGTTTGTGCGCCATTAAATTAAAATAATAAAAATATTTATATTTATTAGATGACAGCTAAATTATCCTAGTTATTAAGGATTAAACAGCGTAATTTGGTTGTATAAATATTTTTATATAGATTTACGTTCAAAAATTAGAAAATTCTCATTGACAACCCTATTCAGTTTAATCTATACTTATTCACATTAAGACGACGTAGGAGATTAGTCATATGAGCAATTACACACAACAATTGAATAATGGTTGGCAAAGCCGGTAATTCGGGTTATGTGTGTTCATCACAGATATAACCTGAATTTTCAGATTATATCTGTGCCGACTTATTAAGTTTTACGAGTCTGCATGGATTTTCCACTGCAGGCTTTTTCTTTTGTCATTTAGAAGA
This window encodes:
- the serC gene encoding 3-phosphoserine/phosphohydroxythreonine transaminase → MTVYNFSAGPGVLPATVLDQIQTEMKSFNGSQMSILEISHRSKQYEEMELEAEKDFRDLMNIDDSYAVLFLHGGGTLQFTNIALNLTDKYHHVAYVDSGHWAQKAMEAAQKIDGLQVDRIGSSDNNLPKISAPDDDPLDYLHITTNNTIEGTTYHQIPNSTQPLVADMSSNIMAQPYDVNQFDLIYAGAQKNIGPAGMAVVIVKRDRLTSHPELSEIMDYWLEDQKHSALNTPPVFCIYAAGLVFKWLKKFGGVPAIYQQNLEQAKLLYDYVDNSKLFNNSVAKDERSLTNLVFGTGNKQLDQQFIADAADKGLVNLAGHRLVGGMRASLYNAMPTAGVKALINQMKQFEMNHGGF